One region of Collinsella aerofaciens ATCC 25986 genomic DNA includes:
- the queA gene encoding tRNA preQ1(34) S-adenosylmethionine ribosyltransferase-isomerase QueA — MRTDDFDYNLPEELIAQAPAEPRDSCRLLVVDRKGSQAGTPLEHGGTVEHRIFRDIIDYIEPGDVLVINQTRVMPARLIGRKTGSGGVVETLLLKRREDVDPLGHVWECLVKPGKRLKPGAQIEYRAGGAHAPEGAPVVLTAEVVDFVTDSRGGRLVRFEPAGCNAAGDPRTLDEAIHAAGHVPLPPYITDYEGDPEKYQTVYAMKEEHSAAAPTAGLHFTPELMAAIEAKGAKFAAVELEVGIDTFRLVEEDDPTQHVMHTERYHVSQEVVDAVHKAKAEGHRVIAVGTTAVRSLESAFDTDAPVSDPAVTARYFEGREDGADTLGRGDIVVRESATTQLYLMPGSTYHVVDALITNFHVPRSTLMMLVSALATRDQIMDAYAAAIEERYRFFSFGDAMLIC, encoded by the coding sequence ATGCGTACCGATGATTTTGACTATAACCTGCCCGAAGAGCTCATCGCCCAGGCTCCTGCCGAGCCGCGCGACTCCTGCCGCCTGCTGGTGGTGGATCGCAAGGGCTCCCAGGCGGGAACGCCGCTGGAGCACGGCGGTACCGTTGAGCACCGCATCTTCCGCGACATCATCGACTATATCGAGCCGGGCGACGTGCTCGTCATCAACCAGACGCGCGTGATGCCGGCCCGTTTGATCGGTCGCAAGACGGGCTCGGGCGGCGTGGTCGAGACGCTGCTGCTCAAGCGCCGCGAGGATGTTGACCCGCTGGGTCACGTTTGGGAGTGCCTGGTCAAGCCGGGCAAGCGTCTGAAGCCCGGTGCCCAAATTGAGTATCGCGCCGGTGGCGCCCATGCGCCCGAGGGGGCTCCCGTGGTGCTGACGGCCGAGGTCGTCGACTTTGTCACCGATAGCCGCGGTGGCCGTCTGGTGCGCTTTGAGCCGGCCGGTTGCAATGCCGCCGGCGACCCGCGCACGCTCGACGAGGCTATCCATGCTGCCGGCCACGTGCCGCTGCCGCCTTACATTACCGATTACGAGGGCGATCCCGAGAAGTACCAGACCGTCTACGCCATGAAGGAGGAGCACTCGGCTGCCGCTCCTACGGCGGGTCTGCATTTTACTCCTGAGCTCATGGCCGCTATCGAGGCCAAGGGTGCCAAGTTTGCCGCCGTCGAGCTCGAGGTGGGCATCGATACCTTCCGCTTGGTGGAGGAGGACGACCCTACGCAGCACGTCATGCACACCGAGCGCTACCACGTGTCGCAGGAGGTTGTCGACGCCGTGCATAAGGCCAAGGCGGAGGGCCATCGTGTGATCGCCGTCGGCACTACCGCGGTGCGCTCGCTCGAGAGCGCGTTTGACACGGACGCGCCGGTGTCCGATCCGGCCGTGACGGCGCGCTATTTTGAAGGCCGCGAGGACGGGGCCGATACGCTTGGCCGCGGTGACATCGTGGTGCGCGAGAGCGCCACGACGCAGCTTTACCTCATGCCCGGCTCGACCTATCACGTGGTCGATGCGCTGATCACGAACTTCCACGTGCCGCGCTCCACGCTCATGATGCTCGTGAGCGCGCTTGCCACCCGCGACCAGATCATGGATGCCTACGCCGCTGCTATCGAAGAACGTTACCGCTTCTTCAGCTTTGGCGACGCGATGCTCATTTGTTAG
- a CDS encoding IS110 family transposase, producing the protein MAPPRMPEAVIGLDVGKLSHWACVATRDGEILLSAPVANREGDLDSLFGRFPDALVVVDQSRNIGALALARAKAAGMSAAYLPGLAAHGAARLFAGDAKTDERDAMVIAKTALGIPDALLPVGDPGPTVAAARALAAQRNFLTCENTRSKNRLRSILLESCPAFEALVDLSDGPQLRLMASLGGAWSVADAGPRRAAALTRGAARGKIEALVRSTASSTRPDAAAIAAEDRAVRLLARRISENSAEIDVITAEISALLEGDDTYRCLLTVPGIGPKTASELAISIDIEDFPSHDRLASYCGLAPRNRQSGTSISSVTASRQGNKRLKNLLIFSCNCLTRTEGRWGDYYARCRERGMPHGKALKALARKRLKVIYAIMRDRVPYAA; encoded by the coding sequence GTGGCACCACCTAGAATGCCGGAAGCCGTCATCGGGCTCGATGTCGGGAAATTGTCCCATTGGGCATGCGTCGCGACCCGGGACGGCGAGATACTGCTGAGCGCCCCCGTCGCGAACAGGGAGGGCGATCTGGACTCGCTGTTCGGCCGCTTCCCCGACGCGCTCGTGGTCGTCGACCAGTCGCGCAACATAGGCGCCCTCGCGCTCGCCCGCGCCAAGGCGGCCGGGATGTCGGCGGCGTACCTGCCGGGACTCGCGGCACACGGGGCCGCCAGGCTCTTCGCCGGCGACGCCAAGACCGACGAGCGGGACGCAATGGTCATCGCGAAGACGGCGCTGGGCATCCCCGACGCACTCCTGCCGGTCGGGGATCCGGGCCCGACGGTCGCGGCGGCGAGGGCGCTGGCCGCCCAGAGAAACTTCCTGACCTGCGAAAACACCAGGAGCAAGAACCGGCTGCGCAGCATCCTGCTGGAATCGTGCCCCGCCTTCGAGGCGTTGGTCGACCTGTCCGACGGTCCCCAGCTGAGGCTCATGGCATCCCTCGGCGGGGCCTGGTCGGTGGCCGACGCCGGGCCCCGCAGGGCGGCGGCGCTCACGCGCGGGGCGGCGCGCGGCAAGATCGAGGCCCTCGTCCGCTCGACGGCCTCCTCGACAAGGCCGGACGCGGCGGCCATCGCCGCCGAGGACCGGGCGGTGAGGCTGCTCGCGCGCAGGATCTCCGAGAACTCGGCGGAGATCGATGTGATCACGGCGGAGATATCCGCCCTCCTCGAGGGCGACGATACCTACCGATGCCTCCTGACGGTGCCGGGGATCGGCCCCAAAACCGCTTCCGAGCTCGCGATCTCCATAGATATCGAAGACTTCCCAAGCCACGACAGGCTCGCGTCGTACTGCGGCCTGGCGCCGCGCAACCGCCAGTCGGGGACCTCGATCTCCTCGGTGACGGCATCGCGCCAAGGCAACAAGAGGCTGAAGAACCTGCTCATATTCTCGTGCAACTGCCTTACCCGGACAGAGGGAAGATGGGGCGATTACTACGCTAGGTGCCGAGAGCGGGGCATGCCGCACGGCAAGGCGCTCAAGGCGCTGGCACGAAAGAGGCTGAAGGTCATCTACGCGATCATGCGGGACAGGGTGCCCTACGCCGCCTAG
- a CDS encoding epoxyqueuosine reductase QueH, whose amino-acid sequence MKPLLLHACCAPCSLEPVRLLREEGFEPTICWTNPNIQPHDEWQRRLDELRRWCADGDIELIEAGEDRERWEAGVAPLGADRARRCRACYALRLAEACRVAQERGFEFVGTTLAVSPYQLFDTCNDVLERLAAAHGLTPVIRDFRPYYPEATRRSRELGMYRQNYCGCRFSAVEAAMDRARIRDERKASKK is encoded by the coding sequence ATGAAGCCGTTGTTGCTGCATGCGTGCTGTGCACCATGCTCGCTTGAGCCGGTCCGCCTGCTGCGCGAGGAAGGGTTTGAGCCCACAATCTGCTGGACAAACCCCAATATTCAGCCTCACGATGAATGGCAGCGGCGTTTGGACGAGCTGCGCCGGTGGTGTGCCGATGGCGACATCGAGCTTATCGAGGCGGGGGAGGACCGTGAGCGCTGGGAGGCCGGCGTGGCCCCGCTGGGAGCCGACCGAGCCCGTCGCTGTCGCGCGTGCTATGCCCTGCGTCTGGCCGAGGCGTGCCGTGTGGCCCAGGAGCGCGGGTTTGAGTTTGTGGGCACGACGCTCGCCGTCTCGCCGTATCAGCTGTTCGACACCTGCAATGACGTGCTCGAGCGCTTGGCGGCGGCACATGGGCTCACCCCGGTGATTCGCGATTTTCGCCCGTATTACCCCGAGGCCACGCGTCGTTCGCGCGAGCTGGGCATGTATCGGCAGAATTACTGCGGCTGCCGATTCTCGGCCGTCGAGGCGGCCATGGACCGCGCCCGCATCCGCGACGAGCGCAAAGCGTCCAAAAAGTAG
- a CDS encoding IS110 family transposase: protein MLDTTTFVGLDVHARSIKAVSLDVMTGEVRCATFGYDAGAVAEWVRSVDPKAKCVYESGVTGFDLQKRLSGLGVDCVVGAVSKMIKPSADRRRKNDRNDAEFLARMLSVGNVVEVWVPDDECEAARDLTRALEDARDDLSRSKQRLSKFLLRHGLVFDERTPTGRRKGNWTRAHWSWIESIRFAEGADNEALAYYVDAVRRAAEDKARLEGLVEAETRKPRWRRRVDSLRCLKGVDTATAADLVFEAGEFSRFRNARSFAAWVGLTPSEHSSGESDRRGAITKAGNKHLRKALVEAAWHYLTCSARPKEPARGQAPDPGARRHAAKGVRRLVERRGTLLARGVHNNKANVATARELACWVWAVGLMAEEA from the coding sequence ATGCTCGATACTACCACCTTCGTCGGCCTCGACGTCCACGCCCGCTCGATAAAGGCAGTCTCCCTCGACGTCATGACCGGGGAGGTGCGCTGCGCGACCTTCGGCTACGACGCCGGGGCAGTCGCGGAGTGGGTGCGGTCCGTGGACCCAAAGGCCAAGTGCGTGTACGAGTCCGGGGTCACGGGGTTCGACCTGCAGAAGAGGCTCTCCGGCCTCGGGGTCGACTGCGTGGTCGGCGCCGTCTCGAAGATGATCAAGCCCAGCGCGGACAGGCGCAGGAAGAACGACCGCAACGACGCCGAGTTCCTCGCCCGCATGCTGTCGGTCGGCAACGTGGTCGAGGTGTGGGTCCCCGACGACGAGTGCGAGGCCGCCCGCGACCTGACCAGGGCGCTCGAGGACGCGAGGGACGACCTCTCGCGCTCGAAGCAGCGGCTCTCCAAGTTCCTGCTCAGGCACGGGCTCGTCTTCGACGAGAGGACGCCCACCGGCCGCAGGAAGGGCAACTGGACCCGGGCGCACTGGTCCTGGATCGAGTCGATAAGGTTCGCGGAGGGGGCCGACAACGAGGCGCTCGCCTACTACGTCGACGCGGTCAGGCGGGCGGCGGAGGACAAGGCGAGGCTCGAGGGGCTCGTCGAGGCCGAGACCCGCAAGCCCAGGTGGAGGAGGAGGGTCGACTCCCTGCGCTGCCTCAAGGGCGTCGACACCGCGACGGCCGCCGACCTCGTGTTCGAGGCCGGCGAGTTCTCGAGGTTCAGGAATGCCCGGTCGTTCGCCGCATGGGTCGGCCTGACGCCCTCCGAGCACTCCAGCGGGGAGAGCGACCGCAGGGGCGCGATCACCAAGGCGGGCAACAAGCACCTGAGAAAGGCGCTGGTCGAGGCCGCGTGGCACTACCTGACGTGCTCCGCGCGGCCGAAGGAGCCCGCCAGGGGCCAGGCCCCGGACCCGGGCGCCCGCAGGCATGCCGCCAAGGGCGTGCGGAGGCTGGTCGAGAGGCGCGGGACCCTGCTCGCGCGCGGGGTCCACAACAACAAGGCGAACGTCGCCACGGCGCGCGAGCTCGCCTGCTGGGTGTGGGCGGTCGGCCTCATGGCCGAGGAGGCGTAG